In Methanotorris formicicus Mc-S-70, a single genomic region encodes these proteins:
- a CDS encoding DUF504 domain-containing protein, whose product MLKELINKILWHPKYNPGDFEIVYLHRGTEDNKKAVSMDEIHIEGSFIVHDTTYIPIHRILEIRNKKTKEILFQRNKDADFIEEYEDEV is encoded by the coding sequence ATGCTAAAAGAGCTTATAAATAAGATACTTTGGCATCCTAAATACAACCCAGGGGATTTTGAAATTGTTTATTTACATAGGGGGACAGAGGATAATAAAAAGGCCGTATCTATGGATGAAATACACATTGAAGGCTCTTTTATAGTTCATGATACAACATACATTCCGATCCATAGAATTTTAGAAATTAGAAACAAAAAAACAAAAGAAATTTTATTCCAAAGAAATAAAGATGCCGATTTTATAGAAGAGTACGAAGACGAGGTTTAA
- a CDS encoding CBS domain-containing ParB/RepB/Spo0J family partition protein, which produces MVKVSEYMTKKVDCLSPNNTVKDAIRFVKETGHDAFPVVVDGKLVGIVSVHDLVGKDEDEKVGNIMTKREDMIVAKPDANIMDVGRLMFRTGFSKLPVVDDENNLVGIITNTDVIRSQIEKTTPEKLNKIVKTYENLGLKTRVERGYVPIDELKPTQSKVHEDELIGRMYELKKGLAEPIIAIKTKRSGYILVDGHHRAVAAYKLGIPKLDAHIIHIDTDKKLGIEKTAESQGLRTLGDIKIIDEDNENSINPYTLKSKTNFFD; this is translated from the coding sequence ATGGTTAAAGTAAGTGAGTATATGACAAAAAAAGTGGATTGTCTCTCTCCTAACAATACAGTTAAAGATGCCATAAGATTCGTTAAAGAGACAGGTCATGATGCATTTCCTGTTGTTGTAGATGGTAAATTGGTGGGGATTGTTTCAGTTCATGATTTGGTAGGTAAGGATGAGGATGAAAAGGTAGGCAACATCATGACAAAAAGAGAAGACATGATTGTGGCTAAGCCAGATGCAAATATCATGGATGTTGGTAGATTGATGTTTAGGACTGGATTTTCTAAACTTCCTGTGGTTGATGATGAAAACAACTTAGTTGGAATAATAACAAACACGGATGTCATAAGGTCACAAATAGAGAAAACAACTCCTGAAAAACTAAATAAAATTGTAAAAACGTATGAAAACTTAGGGCTAAAAACAAGGGTTGAGAGGGGCTATGTTCCAATAGATGAACTTAAACCTACACAATCAAAGGTTCATGAGGATGAGTTAATTGGGAGAATGTATGAATTAAAGAAAGGTCTTGCAGAACCAATAATTGCCATAAAAACAAAAAGAAGCGGATATATTTTAGTTGATGGACACCATAGGGCAGTGGCTGCATATAAATTAGGCATACCAAAGTTAGATGCCCATATAATCCACATAGACACAGACAAAAAATTAGGCATAGAAAAAACTGCTGAAAGCCAAGGATTAAGAACACTTGGGGATATAAAAATTATCGATGAGGACAATGAGAACTCCATAAATCCCTACACCTTAAAATCAAAAACAAATTTTTTTGATTGA